In the genome of Mesorhizobium shangrilense, one region contains:
- a CDS encoding aldo/keto reductase has translation MDYRRLGASGLKVPALSFGAGTFGGSGPLFGAWGNSDAKEARRLVDICLEAGVNLFDTADVYSNGASEEVLGEAIKGRRDAVLISTKTSLPMGDGPADYGSSRSRLIKAVEDALRRLGTDYIDLLQLHAFDAGTPIEEVLSTLDELVRSGKLRYVGVSNFSGWQVMKSLAEADKHGYPRYVAHQVYYSLVGRDYEWELMPLGIDQGVGALVWSPLGWGRLTGKIRRGQPLPEKSRLHDTASFGPPVEDEHLYRVMDALDAVAEETGKTVPQIAINWLLRRPTVSSVIIGARNEEQLRQNLGAVGWTLTPEQIKKLDAASEVTAPYPYFPYRRQEGFARLNPPAV, from the coding sequence ATGGACTATCGACGTCTCGGCGCATCCGGCCTGAAAGTGCCGGCGCTGTCATTCGGCGCGGGAACCTTCGGCGGCTCCGGCCCGCTGTTCGGCGCCTGGGGCAACAGTGATGCCAAGGAAGCGCGGCGGCTGGTCGACATCTGCCTTGAGGCCGGTGTCAACCTCTTTGACACCGCCGACGTCTATTCGAACGGCGCATCGGAAGAAGTGCTTGGCGAAGCCATCAAGGGTCGCCGCGACGCGGTGCTGATCTCGACCAAGACCTCGCTGCCGATGGGCGACGGGCCGGCCGACTACGGCTCGTCGCGTTCGCGGCTGATCAAGGCCGTGGAGGATGCGCTGAGACGCCTCGGCACCGACTACATCGACCTGTTGCAGTTGCATGCCTTCGATGCCGGCACGCCGATCGAGGAGGTGCTGTCGACGCTGGACGAACTCGTCCGCTCCGGAAAGCTGCGCTATGTCGGCGTCTCCAATTTCTCCGGCTGGCAGGTGATGAAGTCGCTGGCGGAGGCCGACAAGCACGGCTATCCGCGCTATGTCGCACACCAGGTCTACTATTCGTTGGTCGGGCGCGACTATGAGTGGGAGCTGATGCCGCTCGGCATCGACCAGGGCGTCGGTGCCTTGGTGTGGAGCCCGCTCGGCTGGGGCCGCCTGACCGGCAAGATCCGTCGCGGCCAGCCGCTACCGGAAAAGAGCCGGCTGCACGACACCGCGAGCTTCGGTCCGCCAGTCGAGGACGAACATCTCTACCGGGTCATGGATGCACTCGACGCGGTGGCCGAGGAAACCGGCAAGACAGTGCCGCAGATCGCCATCAACTGGCTGCTGCGGCGCCCGACCGTTTCATCCGTCATCATCGGCGCCCGCAACGAGGAGCAGTTGCGCCAGAACCTCGGCGCCGTTGGCTGGACGCTGACGCCTGAGCAGATCAAGAAGCTGGACGCGGCGAGCGAAGTCACCGCGCCCTACCCCTATTTCCCCTATCGCCGCCAAGAAGGCTTCGCACGGCTCAACCCGCCGGCCGTCTGA
- a CDS encoding DoxX family protein, translated as MTAFDYAALLLRVSVGGLFLAHAYLKYFVFTPKGTTDYFQSLGVPGYFGLIAIAAETAGGLGLIFGVATRLAAILLIPLMAGTIVLVHGKNGFWFTNAGGGWEYPALWIVCLIVIALIGSGQAALWPIWG; from the coding sequence ATGACCGCTTTCGACTATGCCGCATTGCTGCTTCGTGTCAGCGTCGGCGGCCTGTTTCTTGCCCATGCCTATCTGAAATACTTCGTCTTCACGCCCAAGGGCACGACCGACTATTTCCAGTCGCTTGGCGTACCCGGCTATTTCGGCTTGATCGCCATCGCCGCCGAAACGGCTGGCGGCCTCGGGCTGATCTTCGGCGTCGCCACACGGCTGGCGGCGATCCTGCTCATTCCCCTGATGGCGGGCACGATCGTGCTCGTTCATGGCAAGAATGGTTTCTGGTTCACCAATGCGGGCGGCGGCTGGGAATATCCGGCGCTGTGGATCGTCTGCCTGATCGTCATCGCCCTGATCGGCAGCGGCCAGGCGGCGCTTTGGCCGATCTGGGGATAG
- a CDS encoding usg protein — MRDHAEMDLMLKGYGLTTAKILYHFPDHPHLLQSFIWQDYDIAPKFPVLIKFIEFWKAELEGPLHSVVYTHQKLIAPNEWRKVDGEFVLH; from the coding sequence ATGCGCGACCACGCCGAAATGGACCTGATGCTCAAGGGCTATGGGCTGACCACGGCCAAGATTCTCTATCACTTCCCTGACCATCCGCACCTGCTGCAAAGCTTCATCTGGCAGGATTACGACATCGCCCCGAAATTTCCGGTGCTGATCAAATTCATCGAGTTCTGGAAGGCCGAGCTCGAGGGCCCGCTGCATTCGGTTGTCTACACCCACCAGAAGCTGATCGCGCCGAACGAATGGCGCAAGGTCGACGGTGAATTCGTGCTGCACTGA
- the acs gene encoding acetate--CoA ligase, whose amino-acid sequence MSEAKIHRVQPAWKKNALIDDETYLKWYADSVKSPDKFWGKHGKRIDWFKPFTKVKNTSFDGKVSIKWFEDGLTNVSYNCIDRHLKKRGDQTAIIWEGDNPYDDKKITYNELYEHVCRLANVMKKHGVKKGDRVTIYMPMIPEAAYAMLACTRIGAIHSIVFGGFSPDALAGRIVDCESTFVITADEGLRGGKPIPLKENTDKAIDIAAKHHVMVKNVIVVRRTGGKIGWAPGRDVWYHDEVMTVKAECKPEKMKAEDPLFILYTSGSTGKPKGVLHTTAGYLVYASMTHQYVFDYHDGDIYWCTADVGWVTGHSYIVYGPLANGATTLMFEGVPNYPSQSRFWEVIDKHKVNIFYTAPTALRALMGAGDAHVTKTSRKSLRVLGSVGEPINPEAWEWYFNVVGNGKVPIVDTWWQTETGGILITPLPGATDLKAGSATRPFFGIKPQLVDGEGKVLEGAADGNLCITDSWPGQMRTVYGDHDRFIQTYFLTYKGKYFTGDGCRRDADGYYWITGRVDDVINVSGHRMGTAEVESALVSHDKVSEAAVVGYPHDIKGQGIYSYVTLMRGVEPTEELRKDLVAHVRKEIGAIASPDKIQFAPGLPKTRSGKIMRRILRKIAEDDFAALGDTSTLADPAVVDDLVANRQNKKG is encoded by the coding sequence ATGTCCGAGGCAAAGATCCATCGCGTCCAGCCGGCGTGGAAGAAGAACGCGCTGATCGATGATGAAACCTACCTGAAATGGTATGCCGACAGCGTCAAGTCACCGGACAAGTTCTGGGGCAAGCACGGCAAGCGCATCGACTGGTTCAAGCCCTTCACCAAGGTCAAGAACACCTCCTTCGACGGCAAGGTCTCGATCAAATGGTTCGAGGATGGGCTGACCAATGTCTCCTACAATTGCATCGACCGGCACCTGAAGAAGCGCGGCGACCAGACCGCCATCATCTGGGAAGGCGACAATCCCTACGATGACAAGAAGATCACCTACAACGAGCTTTACGAGCATGTCTGCCGGCTCGCCAATGTGATGAAGAAGCACGGCGTCAAGAAGGGCGACCGCGTCACCATCTACATGCCAATGATCCCGGAAGCCGCCTATGCGATGCTGGCCTGCACGCGTATCGGCGCCATCCATTCGATCGTCTTCGGCGGCTTTTCGCCGGATGCGCTGGCCGGCCGCATCGTCGACTGCGAATCGACCTTCGTCATCACCGCCGACGAGGGCCTGCGCGGCGGCAAGCCGATCCCGCTGAAGGAGAACACCGACAAGGCTATCGACATTGCCGCAAAACACCATGTGATGGTGAAGAACGTCATCGTCGTGCGCCGCACCGGCGGCAAGATCGGCTGGGCGCCGGGCCGCGACGTCTGGTACCATGACGAGGTCATGACGGTGAAGGCCGAGTGCAAGCCGGAAAAGATGAAGGCCGAGGATCCGCTGTTCATCCTCTACACCTCGGGCTCGACGGGCAAGCCGAAGGGCGTGCTGCACACCACCGCCGGCTATCTCGTCTACGCCTCGATGACGCACCAATATGTCTTCGACTACCATGACGGCGACATCTACTGGTGCACCGCCGATGTCGGCTGGGTTACCGGCCACAGCTACATCGTCTACGGCCCGCTCGCCAACGGCGCCACCACGCTGATGTTCGAAGGCGTGCCGAACTATCCGTCGCAGTCACGCTTCTGGGAAGTCATCGACAAGCACAAGGTCAACATCTTCTACACCGCGCCGACCGCCTTGCGCGCGCTGATGGGCGCCGGTGACGCCCATGTGACGAAGACTTCGCGCAAATCGCTGCGCGTGCTGGGCTCGGTCGGCGAGCCGATCAACCCGGAAGCCTGGGAGTGGTATTTCAACGTCGTCGGCAACGGCAAGGTGCCGATCGTCGACACCTGGTGGCAGACCGAGACCGGCGGCATCCTGATTACCCCGCTGCCGGGCGCCACCGACCTCAAGGCCGGCTCGGCGACGCGGCCCTTCTTCGGCATCAAGCCGCAACTGGTCGACGGCGAGGGCAAGGTGCTGGAGGGCGCCGCCGACGGCAATCTCTGCATCACCGATTCCTGGCCTGGCCAGATGCGCACCGTCTATGGCGACCATGATCGCTTCATCCAGACCTATTTCTTGACCTACAAGGGCAAGTACTTCACCGGCGACGGCTGCCGCCGCGACGCCGATGGCTACTACTGGATCACCGGCCGCGTCGACGATGTCATCAACGTCTCCGGCCACCGCATGGGCACGGCGGAGGTCGAATCGGCGCTGGTCAGCCATGACAAGGTTTCCGAGGCCGCCGTGGTCGGTTATCCCCATGATATCAAGGGCCAGGGCATCTACAGCTATGTCACCTTGATGAGAGGTGTCGAGCCGACCGAGGAGCTGCGCAAGGACCTTGTCGCCCATGTCCGCAAGGAGATCGGCGCCATCGCTTCGCCCGACAAGATCCAGTTCGCGCCGGGCCTGCCCAAGACGCGCTCGGGCAAGATCATGCGCCGTATCCTGCGCAAGATCGCCGAGGATGATTTTGCCGCCCTTGGCGACACCTCGACGCTTGCCGATCCGGCTGTCGTCGACGACCTGGTCGCCAACCGGCAAAACAAGAAGGGCTGA
- a CDS encoding MOSC domain-containing protein: MAALGAVTELWRYPASSLAGERLDSISVGPETIAGDRMFGLVDASDNEIARPDRAEKWHKVPRIRTRLSETRQLEIATPDSGWLAAPGAESDRAVSAYLGFEASIRPFRREDATPDYSGPLTEERYRKAPIHLLTTASLARLKALHPEGVADPRRFRPNIVVDMAAVEGSFPETEWIGRKLAIGDLLLTISEPCRRCGFTIIGQDGFDNDPAILRNLVRHNAHNLGVYCTVDQPAPVAVGAAMRFV, encoded by the coding sequence GTGGCCGCACTGGGCGCAGTGACCGAGCTTTGGCGGTATCCGGCGAGTTCGCTTGCCGGGGAACGCCTGGACTCGATTTCGGTCGGCCCGGAAACCATCGCCGGCGACCGGATGTTCGGCCTTGTCGATGCATCGGACAATGAGATCGCCCGGCCGGATCGCGCCGAGAAATGGCACAAGGTGCCGCGCATCCGGACCCGGCTGTCGGAAACCCGGCAACTGGAGATCGCGACGCCGGACAGTGGCTGGCTGGCCGCACCTGGGGCCGAAAGCGACCGTGCCGTATCAGCCTATCTCGGCTTCGAGGCTTCGATCCGGCCGTTTCGCCGGGAGGATGCGACGCCCGACTATTCAGGCCCGCTCACCGAGGAACGCTATCGCAAGGCGCCCATTCATCTCCTGACCACGGCGTCGCTGGCGCGACTGAAGGCGCTGCATCCCGAGGGTGTGGCCGACCCACGCCGTTTCCGGCCCAACATCGTCGTCGACATGGCCGCCGTCGAAGGGTCCTTTCCCGAGACGGAGTGGATCGGCCGTAAACTGGCCATCGGCGACCTGTTGCTGACGATTTCCGAACCCTGCCGCCGATGCGGCTTCACCATTATCGGCCAGGACGGTTTCGACAACGATCCGGCGATCCTGCGCAACCTTGTTCGCCACAACGCGCACAATCTGGGCGTCTACTGTACGGTCGACCAGCCCGCGCCAGTAGCGGTCGGCGCGGCGATGCGGTTCGTCTAG
- a CDS encoding glycoside hydrolase family 16 protein — protein sequence MIASYRSGRKKPVIDTNFTNRAEFQSQWSLQSDDRGDLQSCRQPRNVVATPTGLELRTLDAVKCHAKWSTGFATSKSKQSYGFFEASIKVADIDGLNNAFWLVSEDAFEIDIAEVHFPNDLHMTLHNWVTTAGTGVGFDSKFSGDLSKGFHDYGVLWTPTDIVFEVDGEPVAAIATHGAIKKPVDIRFSTALAFFAGKIPDKPAGHAMVVRSLRVYPL from the coding sequence TTGATCGCAAGCTATCGCTCCGGACGGAAGAAGCCGGTCATCGATACGAACTTCACAAACCGGGCGGAGTTCCAATCGCAATGGTCGCTGCAATCGGACGACCGTGGAGACCTGCAATCTTGCCGTCAGCCGCGCAACGTTGTGGCGACCCCAACAGGCCTCGAGCTCAGGACGCTGGACGCTGTGAAATGCCATGCGAAATGGTCTACCGGCTTCGCGACCAGCAAATCGAAGCAGTCATACGGATTTTTCGAGGCCAGCATCAAGGTGGCCGACATCGATGGGCTCAACAATGCCTTCTGGCTTGTGAGCGAAGACGCTTTCGAGATCGACATTGCGGAGGTGCACTTCCCCAACGATCTGCATATGACCCTTCACAACTGGGTCACCACCGCCGGCACCGGAGTTGGATTCGACAGCAAGTTCAGCGGCGACCTGTCGAAGGGATTTCACGACTACGGCGTCCTCTGGACACCGACGGACATCGTCTTCGAGGTCGATGGCGAACCGGTCGCGGCGATTGCGACCCATGGCGCGATCAAGAAGCCGGTGGATATCCGCTTTTCAACCGCCCTGGCCTTCTTTGCCGGCAAAATTCCCGATAAACCCGCCGGCCACGCCATGGTTGTCAGGTCCCTGCGCGTCTACCCGCTGTAA
- a CDS encoding cyclopropane-fatty-acyl-phospholipid synthase family protein has product MDATDKAARIVRTVIETLKPGFAVKLWTGERIGPATGPVLTINDQDIVWQIVRRPSLSTLIEMWISKAVDVEDGSLFDFYALPSQGKLRSKLKTLPKLAILRDLPAVLLSRKQMTAPVDLAGRNPFVSGSSKQAIQHHYDISNAFYRLFLDERMVYSCGYFKDFANDIDQAQADKLDHICRKLRLKPGERLLDIGCGWGAMLIHAAKNYGVTGHGVSLSEAQTELARERIRAEGLEDKITIEIRSYAELTDTFDKISSIGMFEHLGLANHATYFSTVHRLLKPGGIYLHHAITRRSKGDMKKTLRKGPEYKALIKYIFPGGELDTIGMTLGNFEAHGFLVYDVENLREHYARTCRLWAQRLQARFDEAIAEVGEARARLWLLYLTGCSITFERASAQIFQTVVTKRARGPSGLPPTRADLYR; this is encoded by the coding sequence ATGGACGCCACCGACAAGGCCGCGCGGATCGTTCGAACGGTCATTGAAACGCTGAAGCCGGGCTTTGCCGTCAAGCTCTGGACTGGCGAGCGGATCGGCCCCGCCACAGGCCCGGTGCTCACCATCAACGACCAGGATATCGTCTGGCAGATCGTGCGCCGCCCTTCTCTGTCGACCCTGATCGAGATGTGGATTTCCAAGGCGGTCGATGTGGAAGACGGATCGCTGTTCGACTTCTACGCCCTGCCATCGCAGGGCAAGCTCAGGTCGAAGCTCAAGACATTGCCGAAACTGGCGATCCTGCGCGACCTGCCCGCCGTGCTGCTTTCGCGAAAGCAGATGACGGCGCCGGTCGATCTTGCCGGACGAAACCCTTTCGTCAGCGGATCGAGCAAGCAGGCGATCCAGCATCACTACGATATTTCAAACGCCTTCTACCGGCTCTTCCTCGACGAGCGCATGGTCTATAGCTGCGGATACTTCAAGGATTTCGCCAATGACATCGACCAGGCGCAGGCCGACAAGCTCGACCATATCTGCCGCAAGCTGCGGCTGAAGCCGGGTGAGCGGCTGCTCGACATCGGCTGCGGCTGGGGGGCGATGCTGATCCATGCCGCGAAGAATTATGGCGTCACCGGCCACGGCGTCTCGCTGTCGGAGGCCCAGACGGAACTCGCCCGCGAGCGCATCCGCGCCGAGGGTCTGGAAGACAAGATCACCATCGAGATACGGTCCTACGCCGAGCTAACCGATACTTTCGACAAGATATCGTCGATCGGCATGTTCGAGCATCTGGGGCTCGCCAACCATGCCACCTACTTCTCCACCGTCCATCGGCTGCTGAAGCCGGGCGGCATCTATCTGCATCATGCCATCACCAGGCGCAGCAAGGGCGACATGAAGAAGACGCTGCGCAAGGGGCCGGAATACAAGGCGCTGATCAAATACATCTTCCCCGGCGGCGAACTCGACACGATCGGCATGACGCTCGGCAATTTCGAAGCGCATGGCTTCCTCGTCTACGATGTCGAGAACCTGCGCGAGCACTACGCCCGCACCTGCAGGCTCTGGGCCCAGCGTCTCCAGGCCCGGTTCGACGAAGCGATCGCCGAGGTTGGCGAAGCCAGGGCGCGGCTCTGGCTGCTCTATCTCACTGGCTGTTCGATCACCTTCGAGCGTGCCTCGGCGCAGATTTTCCAGACTGTCGTGACCAAGCGGGCACGTGGCCCAAGCGGCCTGCCGCCGACGCGGGCGGATCTTTATCGGTAG
- a CDS encoding pilus assembly protein has product MRNYGGLVHAIGGFARDRGGNFAVLFGLTASVLALAVGFSVNLSQIYNAKSSLQGVVDAAVTSTARDLTTGVIKEANANASVQAFLDANNTAGILQANQIVLDKLTVDPIAKTVQADVHVNVAFYFPLFSVGNMQRVPVSTTAVYSDKSIEVAMMLDVTGSMAGQKIKDLKAAASNAVDTFLTGQDLSKPRVRVSIVPYANSVNAGTLAASTVYVETSASQRKQAPGNSDPQYVSAPKNAGTCATERKGVDQYTDAGPGSSMVNSDFLLPTFASNTSTKACPDATLMPLTADATALKNVIKTFVASGGTAGHIGVQWAWYMLSENWGSVMKASERPAKMDPKKVAKYAILMTDGEFNLSYFDASTVNQVYNDAGKEPTRTAAKKLCAAMRDKGIEIFTIGFDLNEANAKATLQDCASPDSGGIKHFYQAANGAELDTAFQTIARNIERLALSK; this is encoded by the coding sequence ATGCGGAATTACGGGGGTCTTGTTCACGCGATTGGCGGTTTCGCCAGGGATCGCGGTGGAAATTTCGCAGTCCTGTTTGGCCTTACCGCCTCGGTCTTGGCGCTGGCCGTCGGCTTCTCGGTCAACCTGTCCCAGATCTACAATGCCAAGTCGAGCCTGCAGGGCGTGGTCGATGCCGCCGTCACCTCGACGGCGCGCGACCTGACGACCGGCGTCATCAAGGAGGCCAATGCGAACGCGTCGGTGCAGGCGTTTCTCGATGCCAACAACACGGCGGGAATCCTGCAGGCCAACCAGATCGTCCTCGACAAATTGACGGTCGATCCGATCGCCAAGACGGTGCAGGCGGACGTCCATGTCAATGTCGCGTTCTATTTCCCGCTGTTCAGCGTCGGCAACATGCAACGCGTGCCTGTCTCGACCACGGCCGTCTATTCGGACAAGTCGATCGAAGTGGCAATGATGCTTGACGTGACAGGATCGATGGCCGGCCAGAAAATCAAGGATCTCAAGGCAGCGGCGAGCAATGCGGTGGACACATTCCTCACCGGGCAGGATCTGTCCAAGCCTCGGGTGCGCGTGTCCATTGTGCCCTATGCCAATTCGGTGAATGCCGGCACGCTTGCCGCCAGCACTGTCTATGTCGAAACCTCCGCCAGCCAGCGCAAACAGGCGCCGGGCAACAGCGACCCGCAATATGTCTCGGCGCCGAAAAACGCGGGCACTTGCGCAACCGAGCGCAAGGGGGTCGATCAATATACGGACGCCGGCCCCGGCTCCAGCATGGTCAACAGCGATTTTCTGCTGCCGACCTTCGCAAGCAACACCAGCACGAAAGCCTGCCCGGACGCAACGCTGATGCCGCTGACGGCCGATGCCACGGCGCTCAAGAATGTGATCAAGACCTTTGTCGCGTCCGGCGGCACCGCCGGCCATATCGGCGTGCAATGGGCCTGGTACATGCTTTCGGAAAACTGGGGTAGCGTGATGAAGGCCTCGGAACGGCCGGCCAAGATGGATCCCAAGAAGGTCGCCAAATATGCGATCCTGATGACCGACGGCGAGTTCAACCTGTCCTATTTCGATGCCAGCACCGTCAACCAGGTGTACAATGACGCCGGCAAGGAGCCGACCCGCACGGCGGCGAAGAAGCTTTGCGCCGCGATGCGCGACAAGGGCATCGAGATCTTCACTATCGGCTTCGACCTCAACGAGGCGAACGCCAAGGCGACCCTGCAGGATTGCGCCAGCCCCGACAGTGGCGGCATCAAGCATTTCTACCAGGCCGCCAACGGCGCCGAACTCGACACCGCGTTCCAGACCATCGCCCGCAACATCGAACGCCTGGCGCTGAGCAAATAG
- a CDS encoding transglutaminase-like domain-containing protein, whose translation MLIRLGYEIAIECTQATPVVSLLEIHRDRQATIKRQTRVLTSPSVHTRLYHDLHGNACRRFTAPPGGFRILYDAVVEDSGQTDEVNTLAREVPVAELPDEVLGYLLGSRYCETDHLSGLAWQLFGHVPAGWARVQAIVDYVHNRLSFGYGYARPTRTAAQAHEERVGVCRDFAHLAITLCRCMNIPARYVNGYLGDIGVPIDPAPMDFSAWLEVFLDGKWYTFDARHNTPRIGRVVIARGRDATDVPLLHSFGPHRLSLFKVWTYEQEGNLFNPPYHAVDRTVSAHMLA comes from the coding sequence ATGCTGATCCGGCTCGGCTACGAAATCGCCATTGAATGCACACAGGCCACACCCGTCGTTTCACTGCTCGAGATCCACAGGGATCGCCAGGCCACCATCAAGCGGCAGACACGCGTGCTGACGTCGCCTTCCGTGCACACGCGCCTTTATCATGACCTTCACGGCAATGCCTGCCGGCGCTTCACGGCGCCTCCTGGCGGCTTTCGCATTCTCTATGACGCAGTCGTCGAGGATAGCGGGCAGACGGATGAGGTCAACACGCTGGCCAGGGAAGTGCCGGTCGCGGAACTGCCGGACGAGGTGCTCGGCTATCTGCTTGGCAGCCGCTATTGCGAGACCGACCATCTCAGCGGACTGGCCTGGCAGCTTTTCGGCCATGTCCCGGCGGGCTGGGCGCGCGTCCAGGCGATCGTCGACTATGTCCACAATCGCCTTTCGTTCGGCTATGGCTATGCGCGGCCGACCCGAACGGCGGCGCAGGCACATGAGGAGCGGGTTGGCGTCTGCCGCGATTTCGCGCATCTGGCGATCACGCTTTGCCGCTGCATGAACATTCCGGCCCGCTATGTGAATGGCTATCTCGGCGATATCGGCGTGCCGATCGATCCGGCGCCGATGGATTTCTCGGCCTGGCTGGAAGTGTTCCTCGACGGCAAATGGTACACGTTCGACGCCCGTCACAACACGCCGAGGATCGGCCGCGTCGTCATCGCGCGCGGCCGCGACGCCACCGACGTGCCGTTGCTTCACAGTTTCGGCCCGCATCGGCTCAGCCTGTTCAAGGTCTGGACCTACGAGCAGGAAGGCAATCTGTTCAATCCGCCCTATCATGCTGTCGACAGGACAGTCAGCGCACACATGCTAGCATAG
- a CDS encoding HAD-IA family hydrolase translates to MLAGKKFAAFLFDMDGTLLNSTAAAERVWSAWATRHGLDVATFLPTMHGRRAIETVRRLALPGVDPQREAEQITRDEIADVAGIQALAGAAAFLHSLPPKRWAIVTSSPRELALRRIEAAGIPVPATLVTAEDVAHGKPAPDCFRLGAERLDFDASDCLVFEDATPGIQAGEAAGATVLVVTATHQHPMATAHATIFDYDGLRAVTDAQGRIGVEQTQAAAAS, encoded by the coding sequence ATGCTAGCAGGCAAGAAATTCGCCGCCTTCCTGTTCGACATGGACGGTACGCTGCTCAATTCGACCGCCGCGGCGGAGCGGGTGTGGAGCGCCTGGGCGACACGGCATGGGCTGGACGTGGCGACTTTCCTGCCGACGATGCACGGCAGGAGGGCGATCGAAACCGTTCGCAGGCTGGCCCTCCCAGGCGTCGACCCCCAGCGCGAAGCGGAGCAGATTACCCGCGATGAAATCGCCGACGTAGCGGGAATCCAAGCACTTGCCGGCGCAGCTGCCTTCCTGCACTCACTGCCGCCAAAGCGGTGGGCCATTGTGACGTCATCACCGCGTGAGCTGGCGCTGAGGCGGATCGAGGCCGCGGGCATTCCCGTTCCCGCCACCCTTGTCACGGCCGAGGACGTAGCGCACGGCAAGCCGGCTCCCGATTGTTTCCGGTTGGGAGCCGAGCGGCTCGACTTCGATGCCAGCGACTGCCTTGTGTTCGAGGATGCGACGCCCGGCATCCAGGCGGGCGAGGCTGCCGGAGCCACGGTGCTCGTCGTCACCGCGACACATCAGCACCCGATGGCAACAGCGCACGCCACCATCTTCGACTATGACGGTCTGAGGGCGGTCACGGACGCTCAGGGCCGCATCGGCGTGGAGCAGACGCAAGCCGCGGCGGCTTCCTAG
- a CDS encoding DUF1674 domain-containing protein, with protein MNDETSKTPAGTDDAPPKELTPAARRALAEAEARRQDYRQKEAALPREIGGRGGKEPGRYGDWEVKGLTSDF; from the coding sequence ATGAACGACGAAACCAGTAAAACGCCCGCCGGCACGGATGACGCGCCGCCAAAAGAACTGACGCCCGCCGCCCGCCGCGCACTGGCGGAAGCCGAGGCACGGCGGCAAGACTATCGCCAGAAGGAAGCCGCGCTGCCCCGCGAGATCGGCGGCCGTGGCGGCAAGGAACCCGGCCGCTACGGCGACTGGGAGGTCAAGGGCCTGACCAGCGATTTCTAG
- the htpX gene encoding zinc metalloprotease HtpX, which yields MNTLRTAMLLAAMTALFMGVGFLIGGTGGMMIALVIAAGTNLFSYWNADKMVLSMNHAIEVDEKNAPEYYAIVQGLAQRAGLPMPRTYLIDNPQPNAFATGRNPQNAAVAASTGLLQALTHEEVAAVMAHELAHVQHRDTLTMTIVATFAGAISMLGNFAFFFGGSRNNNSPFGFVGVLVAMIVAPFAAMVVQMAVSRTREYEADRRGAEICGHPLWLASALDKIARGAERIRNPDAERNPATAHLFIINPLSGERMDNLFSTHPSTENRIAALQAMAREMPGAGSPSGTTRTQGRASAPRQADEQQPSSPWDRPAQPQTPAEPARPKSNPWGRNPTGPKGPWS from the coding sequence ATGAACACACTTCGCACCGCCATGCTTCTGGCCGCCATGACCGCGCTGTTCATGGGAGTAGGCTTTCTGATCGGCGGAACAGGCGGCATGATGATCGCACTGGTCATCGCCGCCGGCACCAATCTGTTCAGCTACTGGAACGCCGACAAGATGGTGCTGTCGATGAACCACGCCATCGAGGTCGACGAAAAGAACGCGCCCGAATACTACGCCATCGTGCAAGGGCTTGCGCAACGCGCCGGCCTGCCGATGCCCAGGACCTATCTGATCGACAATCCGCAGCCGAATGCCTTCGCCACCGGCCGCAATCCGCAGAATGCCGCGGTCGCCGCCTCCACCGGCCTCCTGCAGGCGCTGACCCATGAAGAGGTCGCGGCCGTCATGGCGCATGAACTCGCCCATGTGCAGCATCGCGACACGCTGACCATGACCATCGTCGCGACCTTTGCCGGCGCCATCTCGATGCTCGGCAATTTCGCCTTCTTCTTCGGCGGCAGCCGCAACAACAACAGCCCGTTCGGCTTTGTCGGCGTGCTCGTCGCTATGATCGTGGCGCCCTTCGCCGCGATGGTCGTGCAGATGGCGGTCAGCCGGACCCGCGAATACGAGGCAGACCGGCGCGGCGCCGAAATCTGTGGACACCCGCTGTGGCTGGCATCGGCGCTTGACAAGATCGCCCGCGGCGCCGAACGCATCCGCAACCCCGATGCGGAACGCAATCCGGCGACCGCCCACCTCTTCATCATCAATCCCCTTTCCGGCGAGCGCATGGACAATCTGTTTTCGACCCACCCGAGCACCGAGAACCGCATCGCCGCCTTGCAGGCGATGGCACGCGAGATGCCTGGTGCCGGCAGCCCATCCGGGACGACCCGCACGCAAGGAAGGGCATCGGCGCCGCGACAGGCTGACGAACAGCAGCCGTCCAGTCCGTGGGACAGGCCTGCGCAGCCACAAACGCCGGCCGAGCCGGCCAGGCCGAAATCCAATCCGTGGGGACGCAACCCGACCGGACCCAAAGGTCCGTGGTCGTGA